Proteins found in one Clostridium kluyveri DSM 555 genomic segment:
- a CDS encoding YjfB family protein, which translates to MDIAEMSIVMNQSKLWQDIVGIVIMKMTINKGLENAMQITEIMSNISADPNLTNNNIDRGCRISIKNANAREHTQVCVK; encoded by the coding sequence ATGGATATAGCGGAAATGTCAATTGTGATGAATCAGTCAAAGCTTTGGCAGGATATAGTAGGAATAGTAATTATGAAAATGACTATTAATAAAGGATTAGAAAATGCAATGCAGATAACTGAGATAATGTCTAATATTTCAGCAGATCCTAATTTGACAAATAATAACATAGATAGGGGCTGTCGCATTAGCATAAAAAATGCTAATGCGAGAGAACATACACAGGTATGTGTAAAATAG